In one Bacillus sp. PK3_68 genomic region, the following are encoded:
- a CDS encoding SDR family NAD(P)-dependent oxidoreductase — MRWLENKVAIITGSAAGIGKEIAFAYAKEGVKII, encoded by the coding sequence ATGAGATGGCTTGAAAACAAAGTAGCGATTATAACTGGAAGTGCAGCCGGTATCGGCAAGGAGATTGCTTTTGCTTATGCGAAAGAGGGAGTAAAGATCATTTAA
- a CDS encoding SDR family oxidoreductase, which produces MRQTVQELQELHTEAIGVKVNVADEEDIAQMIDETVKEFGTVDILVNNAGVGDNMQAAANVKDETWERVMSINVTGVMRALRKVIPVFLENGGGTIVNMASIAGLTGGRGGLASTAAKHAMVGMTKNIASQYGPQNIRCNAIAPAQVQTNFAATMTNVDEFGMKVATRGVNLMPKAGTTEDIANIALFLASNESAYINGVAISADAGWSAY; this is translated from the coding sequence TTGCGGCAAACTGTACAGGAGCTACAAGAGTTACATACTGAGGCGATCGGTGTAAAGGTGAATGTTGCCGATGAAGAAGATATTGCACAGATGATAGATGAAACAGTAAAAGAGTTCGGTACAGTTGATATTTTAGTGAATAATGCGGGTGTCGGTGACAATATGCAGGCTGCGGCCAATGTGAAGGATGAAACATGGGAACGTGTGATGAGTATTAACGTAACGGGTGTCATGCGTGCTCTTCGTAAAGTGATTCCTGTTTTTTTGGAAAATGGGGGAGGAACGATTGTTAACATGGCATCGATTGCCGGCTTAACCGGCGGCCGGGGCGGTTTAGCCTCCACTGCTGCCAAGCATGCAATGGTAGGAATGACAAAAAATATTGCTTCCCAATATGGGCCGCAAAATATCCGCTGTAACGCTATAGCGCCAGCGCAAGTCCAAACAAACTTTGCTGCAACCATGACGAACGTTGATGAGTTCGGCATGAAAGTAGCCACACGTGGTGTGAATTTAATGCCGAAAGCTGGAACAACAGAGGATATCGCTAATATTGCTTTATTTCTGGCCTCTAATGAATCCGCTTATATTAACGGAGTAGCGATCTCTGCAGATGCTGGCTGGAGCGCCTATTAA
- a CDS encoding CD3324 family protein: MKYVKATAILPEQLIIEIQKYVQGETIYIPKPKTAYQKWGSRSGGRKFIDDRNAAIRRAFQNGEMIERLADEYCLSVETIKKIVYSK, encoded by the coding sequence GTGAAATATGTAAAAGCAACTGCTATTTTACCAGAACAATTAATCATTGAAATTCAAAAATATGTGCAAGGGGAAACCATTTACATTCCAAAACCTAAAACGGCGTATCAAAAATGGGGATCCCGTTCTGGAGGAAGGAAGTTTATTGACGATCGAAATGCTGCTATTCGGCGAGCATTTCAAAATGGAGAGATGATTGAACGATTGGCAGATGAGTATTGTCTTTCCGTTGAAACCATTAAGAAAATCGTCTACTCTAAATAA
- a CDS encoding FusB/FusC family EF-G-binding protein, producing the protein MEAFIRNDQYNLIKRQAKNLVNGHAAAQHEGVLKALKAMAEENIAEAFTDLTEEQRQLLSPITGVENKEQAEKFLAGIKPYVIPFKKITEQSLKKLFPKAKKLKLPDMENIDLREISYLGWYDKGSNKKYLVAYHNEKLTGVQGTFTPANQKGICALCNGYEETGMFIAEVKRAEKGTFTKRGNYICRDSEKCNQNLTTLDKLQEFIDRLNHQ; encoded by the coding sequence ATGGAAGCTTTCATAAGAAATGACCAATATAATTTAATTAAAAGACAGGCTAAAAACCTCGTTAATGGCCATGCGGCTGCTCAACATGAGGGAGTATTAAAGGCATTAAAGGCGATGGCTGAAGAAAATATAGCTGAGGCATTTACCGATCTCACTGAGGAACAGCGACAGCTGCTCAGTCCTATTACAGGGGTGGAAAACAAAGAGCAGGCAGAGAAGTTCTTAGCGGGGATCAAGCCTTATGTGATTCCTTTTAAGAAAATCACAGAACAGAGCTTAAAAAAATTGTTTCCTAAAGCAAAGAAGCTGAAGTTGCCGGACATGGAAAACATAGATCTAAGGGAAATTTCCTACCTTGGATGGTACGATAAAGGATCAAACAAAAAATATTTAGTAGCCTATCATAATGAAAAACTTACGGGGGTGCAAGGGACCTTTACTCCTGCCAATCAAAAAGGCATTTGTGCATTGTGCAACGGCTATGAAGAGACCGGTATGTTTATTGCTGAAGTAAAGAGAGCAGAAAAAGGAACATTCACAAAAAGGGGCAACTATATTTGCCGGGATAGCGAAAAGTGTAATCAAAACTTAACGACGCTCGATAAACTGCAAGAATTTATTGATCGGCTGAATCATCAATAA
- a CDS encoding molecular chaperone HscC: MATIGIDLGTSNSLAAYWSDNGPVIIPNVLGEHLTPSIVSVDDNGEILVGQIAKERLISHPDLTASIFKRYMGSEKAYSLGSYTFSPEELSSFILKSLKSDAEAFLGEPVTEAVISVPAYFNDRQRKSTKKAAELAGLKVDRLISEPTAAALAYGLHLEETDTKFLIFDLGGGTFDISILELFEGIMEVKSIAGDNFLGGEDFTSLLFSYFIEMTKLDLNALDANARSVLFKQAELCKRALGQEHTGRMNYTYNGKEYEIAVSRSEFEKLAAPLILRLRQPVERALRDASLHIDEIDAVILIGGATRMPIIKTIVSKMFGRLPFSTIHPDEAVGMGAAVQVALKERNEALQELILTDVCPYTLGTSISKRISHQQIEDGHFKPIIERNTPIPVSKVERFYTMHDLQTEILVDVYQGESRRVENNLKLDELKVKVPAAAAGDQAIDIRYTYDLNGLLEVEVTIISTGEKKTMLIEQNPGHLTEAEIEARMEELKSIKIHPRERTENRLLLAKGERLYEEALGDKREKIAFLLERFEQVLASQNEIDIKKAAQVFKAELASFERWTDY; this comes from the coding sequence ATGGCAACGATTGGCATTGACTTGGGGACTTCTAATAGTCTCGCTGCTTACTGGTCTGACAATGGCCCGGTAATCATTCCAAATGTACTTGGAGAACACCTTACTCCATCCATCGTTAGTGTGGATGATAACGGTGAAATACTAGTTGGACAAATTGCTAAGGAGCGTCTGATTTCGCACCCGGATTTGACTGCTTCTATTTTTAAAAGATACATGGGTAGCGAGAAAGCTTATTCATTAGGCTCTTACACGTTCTCTCCAGAGGAGCTCTCGTCCTTTATTTTAAAGTCTCTAAAAAGTGATGCTGAGGCATTTCTTGGCGAGCCGGTGACTGAAGCCGTTATTAGTGTGCCAGCTTATTTTAACGACAGGCAACGTAAGTCTACGAAAAAAGCTGCGGAACTTGCCGGTCTAAAAGTAGACCGGTTAATTAGTGAACCAACTGCTGCGGCTCTCGCTTATGGTCTTCATTTAGAAGAGACAGATACAAAGTTTCTTATATTTGACTTAGGAGGCGGCACCTTTGACATATCTATTTTAGAGCTTTTTGAAGGCATCATGGAGGTTAAATCGATCGCGGGAGATAACTTTCTTGGAGGAGAAGATTTTACAAGTTTACTATTCTCCTATTTTATCGAAATGACAAAACTAGACCTGAATGCATTAGATGCAAATGCTCGCTCCGTTTTATTTAAACAAGCGGAGTTGTGTAAACGTGCGCTCGGCCAGGAGCATACAGGAAGAATGAACTATACATATAACGGCAAGGAGTACGAAATTGCAGTCAGCCGCAGTGAATTTGAAAAGCTGGCTGCTCCGTTAATTTTAAGACTCCGGCAGCCCGTTGAGCGTGCGTTGAGAGACGCTTCCCTTCACATAGATGAAATTGATGCGGTGATTCTTATTGGTGGTGCAACAAGAATGCCTATTATTAAGACGATTGTCAGTAAGATGTTCGGACGGCTTCCTTTCTCCACTATTCATCCGGACGAAGCAGTTGGAATGGGAGCAGCCGTGCAAGTGGCTCTTAAAGAAAGAAATGAAGCATTGCAAGAGTTGATCTTAACAGATGTTTGTCCGTACACATTGGGAACGAGTATATCTAAAAGGATCAGTCATCAGCAAATAGAGGATGGTCACTTCAAACCTATTATTGAGCGTAATACTCCAATACCGGTCAGCAAGGTAGAACGATTTTACACCATGCATGATTTACAAACAGAAATTCTTGTGGATGTTTATCAGGGAGAGAGCCGCCGTGTAGAAAATAACTTAAAGCTTGATGAACTAAAAGTAAAGGTTCCTGCCGCTGCCGCTGGTGATCAAGCAATAGATATTCGGTACACGTATGATCTGAACGGTTTACTAGAAGTCGAAGTCACGATCATCAGTACGGGTGAAAAAAAGACGATGCTGATTGAGCAGAATCCTGGACATCTGACCGAAGCAGAGATCGAAGCGAGAATGGAAGAGCTAAAATCGATTAAAATTCATCCTCGCGAGAGAACCGAAAATAGGCTGCTGTTGGCTAAAGGCGAAAGGTTGTATGAAGAAGCATTAGGAGATAAGCGAGAGAAAATTGCCTTCTTATTAGAAAGATTCGAACAGGTGCTTGCTTCACAAAATGAAATAGACATAAAAAAAGCGGCGCAAGTTTTCAAGGCCGAATTAGCTTCCTTTGAAAGGTGGACTGATTATTGA
- a CDS encoding tetratricopeptide repeat protein, translated as MTAWDMLGIEPTDDLTVIKKAYAKKLKVHHPEEDPTGYQKLREAYDWAVKHQKQIAFSPQGTAVQEDERWLGNEEHEWEDSYEEEKVYVQTPPWIDWRDSQTHFRRNEELVESFLEKAEELYENFSDRISVDKWTELLNSDVIWNLELKEEVSDRLLDFLHEHPYLPNNIWQLIDNSFQWSHEITEDEEDFQERTSSWFTSYYKKQLADFYPKLSYTCLLQAGEMNYDAYLSYRELAVEEFMENKLKKAEEWFDKAYAIFSDDPELLRLQGSLFSRTGRMKEAIEALARAVKISPDDIDAQVMLAYVLYESKHLQEAAAQCEKILSFLPDHLDTLSIYGKSLYEQGKLNESRDIFKRIKKKEAYDSEAISYLASIHAFMAKENKREQKRRQRPSARELSKELNKPSLLKNISFLFLYLPKIKILFLLGLLVYSWLELENAVYINPLLFTLVFFFSLFTDSIDLSFLDFRAYAWFAFFIWTTWRVVRELWKSWRAARY; from the coding sequence ATGACAGCATGGGACATGCTAGGGATTGAACCGACGGATGACCTGACTGTCATTAAAAAGGCCTATGCTAAAAAGTTGAAAGTGCATCATCCCGAAGAGGATCCAACAGGATACCAAAAGTTAAGAGAAGCCTATGATTGGGCGGTGAAGCATCAGAAACAAATAGCATTCAGTCCCCAAGGAACAGCAGTGCAGGAAGACGAGAGATGGCTAGGGAATGAAGAACATGAATGGGAGGACAGCTACGAAGAAGAGAAGGTGTATGTACAGACTCCCCCATGGATCGATTGGAGAGATTCGCAAACTCATTTTCGTAGAAATGAAGAATTAGTAGAGAGTTTTCTTGAAAAGGCTGAAGAGTTATATGAAAATTTCTCTGACCGTATAAGTGTAGATAAATGGACAGAACTATTAAATTCTGATGTCATTTGGAACCTGGAGCTTAAAGAAGAAGTGAGTGACCGTTTGCTAGATTTTTTACACGAGCACCCCTACTTGCCAAATAATATTTGGCAGCTTATTGATAATAGCTTCCAATGGAGTCACGAAATAACAGAAGACGAAGAAGATTTTCAAGAAAGAACCTCTAGTTGGTTTACTTCTTATTATAAAAAACAGCTAGCCGATTTTTATCCAAAGCTTTCTTACACATGTTTGCTTCAAGCCGGTGAGATGAATTACGATGCGTATCTTTCCTACAGGGAATTGGCTGTGGAAGAGTTCATGGAAAATAAGCTAAAAAAAGCAGAGGAATGGTTTGATAAGGCTTATGCGATTTTTTCGGATGATCCTGAACTTCTCCGCTTACAGGGAAGTCTATTTTCTCGGACGGGCCGTATGAAGGAGGCCATAGAGGCACTTGCCCGGGCGGTGAAGATCAGCCCTGATGATATAGACGCACAGGTGATGCTTGCTTACGTTCTTTATGAATCAAAGCATTTGCAAGAAGCCGCTGCACAATGCGAAAAAATTCTTTCTTTCCTGCCAGATCATCTTGACACACTTAGTATCTACGGCAAAAGTTTGTACGAACAGGGAAAGCTGAACGAATCAAGAGATATATTTAAACGAATAAAGAAAAAGGAAGCTTATGACAGCGAAGCGATCTCTTATTTAGCAAGCATTCATGCCTTCATGGCAAAAGAGAACAAAAGAGAACAAAAGAGGAGGCAGCGCCCTTCTGCAAGGGAACTGAGCAAAGAACTGAATAAACCTAGTTTGCTCAAAAACATCTCCTTCCTTTTCCTCTACCTTCCTAAAATTAAAATTCTGTTTCTTCTTGGCCTGCTGGTCTATAGTTGGCTAGAACTTGAAAATGCTGTATACATAAATCCTTTATTATTTACCTTGGTGTTTTTTTTCTCTCTTTTTACAGACAGTATCGACTTAAGTTTTCTTGATTTTCGAGCCTATGCATGGTTTGCGTTTTTTATTTGGACAACATGGCGAGTTGTAAGAGAATTATGGAAGTCCTGGCGGGCCGCCCGTTATTGA
- a CDS encoding DUF1266 domain-containing protein: MVLRISRQQRRTHRYLYALTAVCFSGKFAYYYAINQRYGFKKREMRKTLEQWDVSDHESMRRVLDWLIDAGRKEEFSQLQNQLTIFSEDNRQPGIHSLPDDGELKKQADFTNQYFRRVSPQNIAAFDYAFCIVLSRFGWKVGYLDSEEAYDYMLKAARLAQSSYSSWLEYITAYTIGVQFVDSAQLKNPQYIMVQEPAIIKLLSSRHSPFQKVKWDTKI; the protein is encoded by the coding sequence ATGGTATTGCGTATTTCAAGACAACAAAGAAGGACTCATCGTTACTTGTATGCACTGACGGCTGTATGTTTCAGTGGAAAGTTTGCTTACTATTACGCGATTAATCAAAGGTATGGGTTCAAAAAGAGGGAAATGAGAAAAACGTTGGAACAATGGGATGTCAGCGACCATGAAAGCATGAGGAGAGTGCTTGACTGGCTAATAGATGCTGGGAGAAAAGAGGAGTTTAGCCAGCTTCAAAATCAATTGACCATTTTTTCGGAGGACAATCGCCAGCCGGGTATCCATTCACTACCCGATGACGGAGAGTTGAAGAAACAAGCAGATTTTACTAATCAATATTTTAGAAGAGTGTCACCTCAAAATATAGCTGCCTTTGATTATGCCTTTTGTATTGTGTTAAGCAGATTTGGCTGGAAAGTGGGTTATCTAGATTCAGAAGAAGCTTACGACTATATGTTGAAAGCTGCACGTCTCGCTCAATCTTCGTATTCAAGCTGGCTTGAATACATTACGGCTTATACGATTGGTGTACAATTTGTGGACAGTGCTCAATTAAAGAATCCACAGTATATTATGGTGCAGGAGCCTGCGATCATAAAATTGCTCTCCTCTCGGCATAGTCCCTTTCAAAAGGTTAAGTGGGATACGAAAATTTGA
- the eutH gene encoding ethanolamine utilization protein EutH, whose translation MEHLGTYVIYVIMAFVIIGAIAAVRNEEEGMGKEFIQGIHTIGPIFIPIAATLASIPYLSKFIEFAFGPLFSAIGADPAMAATTLISSDMGSYQLADVLASDRENWIIATVNGIIMGPHIIFTIPVALAMLQKRDHKYLALGMMSGVLTVPISVFITTSILALTETKIRDTISTTAEPTYQLSMSIGTILINLIPLTAVGIFIAVGLRMFPNLMIKGFMAIGWFMSTAMKLVLACTIVEYFTGVFTAIFGHWGFDPIIADAKDQFRGLEIAGYIGIMLAGAFPMVYAIQKYLAKPLQFFGKLLGLSSIGSAGVIAATANPLALFKIIKDMPAKDKVLTIAYAISGGWMIGDQLAFPANFQPTIIIPVMLGKFLGAVLAILLCYWISIPKALEIERLEKLENKTKKQQNTAAEDPLEATS comes from the coding sequence ATGGAGCATCTCGGTACTTATGTGATTTATGTAATTATGGCCTTTGTTATTATCGGAGCGATCGCAGCTGTGCGCAACGAAGAAGAAGGAATGGGCAAAGAGTTCATTCAGGGGATTCACACAATTGGACCGATTTTTATTCCGATTGCTGCTACATTAGCATCAATTCCGTACTTATCAAAGTTTATTGAATTTGCTTTTGGTCCACTCTTTTCTGCAATTGGGGCTGATCCAGCTATGGCCGCCACTACCCTTATTTCAAGCGACATGGGGAGCTATCAGCTGGCTGATGTGCTGGCTAGTGATCGTGAAAATTGGATTATTGCCACTGTTAACGGCATTATTATGGGGCCTCATATTATTTTTACTATCCCTGTTGCACTTGCTATGTTGCAAAAGCGCGATCATAAATATTTAGCGCTTGGAATGATGTCCGGCGTTTTGACTGTGCCGATTAGCGTTTTTATTACAACGAGCATTTTGGCACTGACAGAAACGAAGATCAGGGACACAATCAGCACGACGGCTGAGCCGACCTATCAATTGTCCATGTCTATTGGGACAATTTTAATTAATCTTATTCCGTTAACGGCGGTTGGAATATTTATTGCTGTCGGTTTGAGAATGTTTCCTAATCTGATGATCAAAGGCTTTATGGCCATTGGGTGGTTCATGAGCACAGCTATGAAACTCGTACTGGCATGTACGATCGTCGAATATTTTACCGGCGTATTTACTGCCATATTTGGCCATTGGGGATTCGATCCAATTATTGCCGATGCAAAAGATCAATTTAGAGGACTGGAAATTGCCGGTTATATCGGTATTATGCTTGCAGGAGCTTTCCCGATGGTTTATGCCATTCAAAAGTATTTGGCAAAGCCGCTGCAATTCTTCGGCAAGCTGCTCGGTTTAAGCAGCATCGGCAGCGCAGGGGTAATTGCAGCCACAGCCAATCCTCTGGCACTTTTTAAAATTATTAAAGACATGCCAGCAAAAGATAAAGTATTAACGATTGCTTATGCCATTTCAGGTGGATGGATGATCGGGGATCAATTGGCATTTCCAGCTAACTTCCAGCCGACAATTATTATCCCAGTAATGCTCGGTAAGTTTCTTGGTGCTGTTTTGGCGATTCTTCTATGCTACTGGATTTCTATCCCGAAAGCATTGGAGATTGAACGGCTGGAGAAGTTAGAGAACAAGACAAAGAAACAACAAAATACAGCAGCTGAAGATCCACTTGAAGCAACTAGCTGA
- a CDS encoding methyl-accepting chemotaxis protein codes for MLSKLLKNLSIGKKYGLALGVVILLFCLSAIVVYVKLVDVKENIAALEQKGDRAIKMTKMASLFSEQDIRIADYINNPDERFVKGFEERKQAFTKLEKELEATIKTEKEEEVFAWIKGNNKEVSKVFHDKVIPAVKSGDELETLLARQRTQALRSETVGKLAELESMINEQRKLASNEAKHSLNESITVLIFSIILSAAIGSAAVFMINRLVRHHLNRVVEMADSISEGNLQIKKSNYEGEDEIAQLSSAMNQMLESLQDIIQKITVTSEIVTSQSGELTEAASEVKEGSQQAAATMQQLSAGAESQAHEVNDLSEVMASYIERIQEANSSGEHIYIASKAVSELTTEGKRLMSSSVNQMREIDKIMQASVERVRGLDRQSQEISSLVAVIQAIAEQTNLLALNAAIEAARAGKHGKGFAVVAAEVRKLAVQVSHSVKDITAIVSDVQQESSEVAHSLEAGYIEVGKGMGQIQTTGAMFEKIDASISEMTERVQFVSKNLNQIVTGSGQMNRSIENIASVSEESAAGVEQTSASIQQTSSSMEEIAENAVKLSKLAEDLNGLVRKFTV; via the coding sequence TTGTTATCGAAGCTGCTAAAAAATTTAAGTATTGGAAAAAAGTACGGATTGGCTTTAGGAGTGGTTATTCTACTTTTCTGTCTCTCTGCCATAGTTGTTTACGTAAAGCTGGTAGATGTTAAAGAGAATATTGCCGCTCTTGAGCAAAAGGGAGACCGAGCTATCAAAATGACAAAAATGGCTTCTTTATTCAGCGAACAAGACATTCGAATTGCGGATTATATTAATAACCCTGACGAGCGGTTTGTCAAAGGATTTGAGGAAAGGAAACAAGCCTTTACTAAGCTTGAAAAAGAATTAGAGGCAACAATTAAAACAGAGAAAGAAGAAGAGGTTTTTGCGTGGATTAAAGGAAATAATAAAGAAGTAAGTAAGGTTTTCCATGACAAAGTTATACCTGCTGTCAAAAGTGGAGATGAATTAGAGACATTGCTTGCCAGACAAAGAACACAGGCTTTGAGAAGTGAAACGGTCGGAAAGCTGGCAGAATTGGAAAGCATGATTAATGAACAGCGAAAGTTAGCGTCTAATGAAGCAAAGCATAGTTTGAATGAATCGATTACTGTATTAATTTTCTCCATTATTTTATCTGCAGCCATTGGCTCGGCAGCTGTTTTTATGATCAATCGTCTGGTGAGGCATCACTTGAACCGGGTGGTTGAGATGGCCGATAGTATTTCGGAGGGGAATTTACAGATCAAGAAAAGTAATTATGAAGGGGAAGATGAGATTGCCCAACTCAGTTCGGCTATGAATCAAATGCTCGAGAGCTTACAGGATATAATCCAGAAAATTACCGTTACATCTGAAATAGTAACCAGTCAAAGTGGAGAGCTGACCGAGGCGGCTAGTGAAGTGAAAGAGGGCAGCCAGCAGGCAGCAGCTACTATGCAACAACTTTCGGCGGGAGCCGAATCCCAGGCCCATGAGGTAAATGACCTTTCAGAGGTCATGGCCAGCTATATTGAAAGGATTCAAGAAGCAAATAGCAGCGGCGAACACATTTATATAGCCTCAAAAGCTGTTTCAGAATTAACTACTGAGGGAAAACGCTTAATGAGTTCCTCTGTCAATCAGATGAGAGAGATTGACAAAATTATGCAGGCTTCTGTTGAAAGAGTAAGAGGACTTGATCGTCAATCACAAGAAATTTCATCATTAGTAGCAGTCATTCAGGCCATTGCTGAACAAACGAATTTATTGGCGTTAAATGCTGCGATTGAAGCAGCAAGGGCAGGTAAACATGGAAAAGGGTTTGCTGTTGTTGCAGCTGAGGTACGCAAATTAGCCGTCCAAGTCTCGCACTCTGTAAAAGACATTACAGCTATTGTTTCAGATGTTCAACAAGAGTCATCTGAGGTCGCTCATTCCTTGGAAGCTGGTTACATAGAAGTTGGGAAGGGGATGGGACAAATTCAGACAACAGGAGCAATGTTTGAAAAAATTGATGCTTCTATTTCTGAAATGACAGAGAGAGTCCAATTTGTTTCCAAAAATTTGAACCAAATAGTAACGGGCAGTGGACAGATGAACAGATCGATTGAAAATATTGCGTCGGTTTCTGAAGAATCGGCAGCTGGAGTTGAACAAACTTCTGCCTCGATTCAGCAAACGAGCAGCTCAATGGAAGAGATTGCTGAAAATGCCGTAAAGTTGTCAAAACTGGCTGAGGACCTTAATGGCTTAGTGCGTAAATTTACTGTTTAA
- a CDS encoding MFS transporter, giving the protein MNKKLIVYVVAFAAFFGPFTQTIYAPLIPEVQQQFHTSEFVINLTISIFTLVLALMQIVYGPLADKLGRRRIMLPGILIYIAASIGAALSPSIPSLIFFRAVQAAGIAVGSVVATTVIGDLFTGKQLGRSMGTFQMMVSLGPVVGPVIGGIVGEVSGFHGVFWVLAATGVIMWLLTYKFLPETKIAGEESGRISPRDFYFILKHPIGSVVILLGFVQYFTFYNFLVFMPHLLSDFYQLSASEKGLIFLPMSLGVVIGSFAGSRLQEHFNTKKFLIFSSSLNVAATILFVIIAAVSLPLLVGSITLFGLCLGLSLPVQTTLLSLAFLHNRATAIGTYNFFRYLGMAAGPMIGAVFYKMGNRVEFLFAAFLFASVVLFATRQFVRAKQNVSA; this is encoded by the coding sequence TTGAATAAAAAATTAATTGTATACGTCGTAGCTTTTGCTGCTTTTTTCGGTCCTTTTACACAAACCATCTATGCACCACTCATACCGGAAGTACAGCAACAGTTTCATACCTCTGAATTTGTAATCAATTTAACTATTTCTATTTTTACTCTCGTACTAGCTCTTATGCAAATTGTTTATGGGCCTCTTGCAGACAAGCTGGGGAGACGAAGGATTATGTTGCCGGGAATTTTAATTTACATAGCTGCATCGATTGGAGCGGCTCTTTCCCCTTCTATTCCATCTCTTATCTTCTTTCGCGCTGTTCAGGCAGCCGGTATTGCAGTCGGCTCTGTCGTAGCTACTACTGTAATTGGGGATTTATTTACCGGGAAACAACTGGGAAGATCAATGGGGACTTTCCAAATGATGGTATCTCTTGGTCCCGTTGTAGGCCCAGTAATTGGGGGAATTGTTGGTGAGGTCTCTGGATTTCACGGGGTTTTTTGGGTACTTGCTGCTACTGGAGTTATCATGTGGCTATTGACATATAAGTTCTTACCCGAAACAAAGATAGCGGGAGAAGAAAGTGGGAGAATTTCTCCCCGAGACTTTTATTTTATTTTAAAACACCCGATCGGTTCTGTCGTTATTCTTCTAGGGTTTGTTCAGTACTTTACATTTTATAACTTTTTGGTGTTTATGCCTCACCTGCTTTCTGACTTTTATCAATTATCCGCAAGCGAAAAAGGACTTATTTTTCTTCCTATGTCGCTAGGTGTTGTTATCGGCAGCTTTGCAGGCAGTCGTTTGCAGGAGCACTTTAATACAAAAAAGTTTCTTATTTTCAGCTCTTCATTAAATGTTGCAGCTACAATCCTCTTTGTCATCATAGCTGCCGTCTCGCTGCCGCTATTGGTTGGTAGCATTACTTTATTCGGTCTTTGTCTAGGGCTTTCTCTCCCTGTTCAAACCACCTTACTAAGCCTCGCTTTTCTCCATAATCGGGCGACAGCGATTGGGACATATAATTTTTTTCGCTACCTCGGCATGGCAGCTGGTCCCATGATTGGTGCAGTATTTTATAAAATGGGGAACCGGGTGGAATTTCTTTTTGCTGCCTTCCTTTTTGCATCTGTTGTTTTATTCGCTACAAGGCAATTTGTTCGCGCAAAACAAAATGTATCGGCTTAA